From the genome of Bubalus bubalis isolate 160015118507 breed Murrah chromosome 2, NDDB_SH_1, whole genome shotgun sequence, one region includes:
- the MDGA1 gene encoding MAM domain-containing glycosylphosphatidylinositol anchor protein 1 isoform X3: MEVTCLLLLALIPFHCRGQGVYAPAQAQIVHAGQACVVKEDNISERVYTIREGDTLVLQCLVTGHPRPQVRWTKTAGSASDKFQETSVFNETLRIERIARTQGGRYYCKAENGVGVPAIKSIRVDVQYLDEPMLTVHQTVSDVRGNFYQEKTVFLRCTVNSNPPARFIWKRGSDTLSHSQDNGVDIYEPLYTQGETKVLKLKNLRPQDYASYSCQVSVRNVCGIPDKAVSFRLTNTTAPPALKLSVNETLVVNPGENVTVQCLLTGGDPLPQLQWSHGPGPLPLGALAQGGTLSIPSVQARDSGYYNCTATNNVGNPAKKTVNLLVRSMKNATFQITPDVIKESENIQLGQDLKLSCHVDAVPQEKVTYQWFKNGKPARMSKRLLVTRNDPELPAVTSSLELIDLHFSDYGTYLCVASFPGAPVPDLSVEVNISSETVPPTISVPKGRAVVTVREGSPAELQCEVRGKPRPPVLWSRVDKEAALLPSGLPLEETPDGKLRLERVSRDMSGTYRCQTARYNGFNVRPREAQVQLNIQFPPEVEPGSQDVRQALGRPVLLRCSLLRGSPQRIASAVWRFKGQLLPPPPAVPVTAEAPDHSELRLDAVTRESSGSYECSVSNDVGSAVCLFQVSAKAYSPEFYFDTPNPTRSHKLSKNYSYVLQWTQREPDAVDPVLNYRLSVRQLNQHNVLVKAIPVRRVEKGQLLEYILTDLRVPHSYEVRLTPYTTFGAGDMASRIIHYTEPISSPNLSDNTCHFEDEKICGYTQDLTDNFDWTRQNALTQNPKRSPNTGPPTDISGTPEGYYMFIETSRPRELGDRARLVSPLYNASAKFYCVSFFYHMYGKHIGSLNLLVRSRSKGALDTHAWSLSGNKGNVWQQAHVPINPSGPFQIIFEGVRGSGYLGDIAIDDVTLKKGECPRKQMDPNKVVVMPGSGAPRQPLPQLWGPVATFLLALQR; the protein is encoded by the exons CTCCAGCCCAGGCTCAGATCGTGCATGCGGGCCAGGCGTGTGTGGTGAAAGAGGACAACATCAGCGAGCGCGTCTACACCATCCGGGAGGGGGACACCCTCGTGCTGCAGTGCCTCGTCACTGGGCATCCTCGGCCCCAG GTGCGTTGGACTAAGACAGCTGGGAGTGCTTCGGACAAGTTCCAGGAGACGTCGGTGTTCAATGAGACGCTTCGCATCGAGCGCATTGCGCGCACGCAGGGTGGCCGCTACTACTGCAAGGCTGAGAATGGTGTGGGCGTACCCGCCATCAAGTCCATCCGGGTGGACGTGCAGT ACCTGGACGAGCCCATGCTGACGGTACACCAGACGGTGAGCGATGTCCGAGGCAACTTCTACCAGGAGAAGACGGTGTTCCTGCGCTGTACAGTCAACTCCAACCCACCTGCTCGCTTCATCTGGAAGCGGGGCTCTGACACCCTGTCTCACAGCCAGGACAATGGGGTTGACATCTATGAGCCCCTCTACACCCAG GGGGAGACCAAGGTCCTGAAGCTGAAGAACCTGCGGCCCCAGGACTATGCCAGCTACAGCTGCCAGGTATCTGTACGCAACGTGTGTGGCATCCCGGACAAGGCTGTCAGCTTCCGGCTCACCAACACCACAG CACCACCAGCCCTGAAGCTGTCTGTGAACGAAACTCTGGTGGTGAACCCTGGGGAGAATGTGACGGTACAGTGTCTGCTGACTGGTGGTGATCCCCTCCCCCAACTGCAGTGGTCCCATGGGCCAGGTCCGCTGCCCCTGGGTGCCCTGGCCCAGGGTGGCACCCTCAGCATCCCTTCAGTGCAGGCCCGAGACTCTGGCTACTACAACTGCACGGCTACCAACAATGTGGGCAACCCTGCCAAGAAGACTGTCAACCTCCTGGTGCGAT CCATGAAAAATGCCACATTCCAGATCACCCCAGATGTGATCAAAGAGAGCGAGAACATACAGCTGGGCCAGGATCTGAAGCTGTCGTGCCATGTGGACGCAGTGCCCCAGGAGAAGGTGACCTACCAGTGGTTCAAGAACGGCAAGCCAGCACGCATGTCCAAGAGGCTGCTGGTGACTCGCAATGACCCCGAGTTGCCTGCGGTCACCAGCAGCCTAGAGCTCATTGACCTGCACTTCAGTGACTACGGCACCTACCTGTGCGTGGCTTCCTTCCCGGGGGCACCTGTGCCCGACCTGAGTGTCGAGGTCAACATCTCCTCTGAGACAG TGCCGCCCACCATCAGCGTGCCCAAGGGCAGGGCCGTGGTGACTGTGCGCGAGGGCTCGCCAGCTGAGCTGCAGTGCGAAGTGCGGGGCAAGCCTCGGCCGCCTGTGCTATGGTCCCGTGTGGACAAGGAGGCCGCGTTGCTGCCATCGGGGCTGCCCCTGGAGGAAACCCCAGACGGGAAGCTGCGGCTGGAGCGCGTGAGCCGCGACATGAGTGGGACCTACCGCTGCCAGACCGCTCGCTATAATGGCTTCAACGTGCGCCCGCGCGAGGCCCAGGTGCAGCTGAACATCCAGT tccCGCCGGAGGTGGAGCCCGGCTCCCAGGACGTGCGCCAGGCGCTGGGCCGGCCGGTGCTCCTGCGCTGCTCGCTGCTTCGAGGCAGCCCCCAGCGCATCGCCTCGGCTGTGTGGCGCTTCAAGGGGCAGCTGCTGCCTCCGCCGCCCGCCGTCCCCGTCACCGCCGAAGCCCCCGACCACTCCGAGCTACGCCTCGACGCCGTCACCCGCGAGAGTAGTGGCAGCTACGAGTGCAGCGTCTCCAACGATGTGGGCTCGGCCGTCTGCCTCTTCCAGGTCTCGG CCAAAGCCTACAGCCCGGAGTTTTACTTcgacacccccaaccccacccgcAGCCACAAGCTGTCCAAGAACTACTCCTACGTGCTGCAGTGGACCCAGAGGGAGCCTGACGCTGTTGACCCCGTGCTCAACTACAGACTCAGTGTCCGCCAG TTGAATCAGCACAACGTCCTGGTGAAGGCCATCCCGGTGCGGCGTGTGGAGAAGGGGCAGCTGCTGGAGTACATCCTGACCGACCTCCGAGTGCCCCACAGCTACGAGGTCCGCCTCACGCCCTACACCACTTTTGGGGCTGGAGATATGGCCTCCCGCATCATCCACTACACGGAGC CCATCAGCTCTCCAAATTTGTCAG ACAACACCTGCCACTTTGAAGATGAGAAGATCTGTGGCTACACCCAGGACCTGACAGACAATTTTGACTGGACCCGGCAGAATGCTCTCACCCAGAACCCCAAGCGCTCCCCCAACACTGGTCCCCCCACTGACATAAGTGGCACTCCTGAGG GCTACTACATGTTCATTGAGACGTCAAGGCCCCGGGAGCTGGGGGACCGTGCGAGGTTGGTGAGTCCCCTGTACAACGCCAGCGCCAAGTTCTACTGTGTCTCCTTCTTCTATCACATGTATGGAAAGCACATCG GCTCCCTCAACCTCCTGGTGCGGTCCCGGAGCAAAGGGGCCCTGGACACGCACGCTTGGTCCCTCAGCGGCAATAAGGGCAACGTGTGGCAGCAGGCGCATGTGCCCATCAACCCGAGTGGGCCCTTCCAG ATTATTTTTGAGGGTGTCCGAGGCTCAGGCTACCTGGGGGATATCGCCATAGATGACGTCACCCTGAAGAAGGGGGAGTGTCCCAGGAAGCAGATGGATCCCAATAAAG TGGTGGTGATGCCGGGCAGTGGAGCCCCCCGCCAGCCCCTCCCACAGCTCTGGGGGCCTGTGGCCACCTTCCTCTTGGCGTTGCAGAGATGA
- the MDGA1 gene encoding MAM domain-containing glycosylphosphatidylinositol anchor protein 1 isoform X5 — protein sequence MLTVHQTVSDVRGNFYQEKTVFLRCTVNSNPPARFIWKRGSDTLSHSQDNGVDIYEPLYTQGETKVLKLKNLRPQDYASYSCQVSVRNVCGIPDKAVSFRLTNTTAPPALKLSVNETLVVNPGENVTVQCLLTGGDPLPQLQWSHGPGPLPLGALAQGGTLSIPSVQARDSGYYNCTATNNVGNPAKKTVNLLVRSMKNATFQITPDVIKESENIQLGQDLKLSCHVDAVPQEKVTYQWFKNGKPARMSKRLLVTRNDPELPAVTSSLELIDLHFSDYGTYLCVASFPGAPVPDLSVEVNISSETVPPTISVPKGRAVVTVREGSPAELQCEVRGKPRPPVLWSRVDKEAALLPSGLPLEETPDGKLRLERVSRDMSGTYRCQTARYNGFNVRPREAQVQLNIQFPPEVEPGSQDVRQALGRPVLLRCSLLRGSPQRIASAVWRFKGQLLPPPPAVPVTAEAPDHSELRLDAVTRESSGSYECSVSNDVGSAVCLFQVSAKAYSPEFYFDTPNPTRSHKLSKNYSYVLQWTQREPDAVDPVLNYRLSVRQLNQHNVLVKAIPVRRVEKGQLLEYILTDLRVPHSYEVRLTPYTTFGAGDMASRIIHYTEPISSPNLSDNTCHFEDEKICGYTQDLTDNFDWTRQNALTQNPKRSPNTGPPTDISGTPEGYYMFIETSRPRELGDRARLVSPLYNASAKFYCVSFFYHMYGKHIGSLNLLVRSRSKGALDTHAWSLSGNKGNVWQQAHVPINPSGPFQIIFEGVRGSGYLGDIAIDDVTLKKGECPRKQMDPNKVVVMPGSGAPRQPLPQLWGPVATFLLALQR from the exons ATGCTGACGGTACACCAGACGGTGAGCGATGTCCGAGGCAACTTCTACCAGGAGAAGACGGTGTTCCTGCGCTGTACAGTCAACTCCAACCCACCTGCTCGCTTCATCTGGAAGCGGGGCTCTGACACCCTGTCTCACAGCCAGGACAATGGGGTTGACATCTATGAGCCCCTCTACACCCAG GGGGAGACCAAGGTCCTGAAGCTGAAGAACCTGCGGCCCCAGGACTATGCCAGCTACAGCTGCCAGGTATCTGTACGCAACGTGTGTGGCATCCCGGACAAGGCTGTCAGCTTCCGGCTCACCAACACCACAG CACCACCAGCCCTGAAGCTGTCTGTGAACGAAACTCTGGTGGTGAACCCTGGGGAGAATGTGACGGTACAGTGTCTGCTGACTGGTGGTGATCCCCTCCCCCAACTGCAGTGGTCCCATGGGCCAGGTCCGCTGCCCCTGGGTGCCCTGGCCCAGGGTGGCACCCTCAGCATCCCTTCAGTGCAGGCCCGAGACTCTGGCTACTACAACTGCACGGCTACCAACAATGTGGGCAACCCTGCCAAGAAGACTGTCAACCTCCTGGTGCGAT CCATGAAAAATGCCACATTCCAGATCACCCCAGATGTGATCAAAGAGAGCGAGAACATACAGCTGGGCCAGGATCTGAAGCTGTCGTGCCATGTGGACGCAGTGCCCCAGGAGAAGGTGACCTACCAGTGGTTCAAGAACGGCAAGCCAGCACGCATGTCCAAGAGGCTGCTGGTGACTCGCAATGACCCCGAGTTGCCTGCGGTCACCAGCAGCCTAGAGCTCATTGACCTGCACTTCAGTGACTACGGCACCTACCTGTGCGTGGCTTCCTTCCCGGGGGCACCTGTGCCCGACCTGAGTGTCGAGGTCAACATCTCCTCTGAGACAG TGCCGCCCACCATCAGCGTGCCCAAGGGCAGGGCCGTGGTGACTGTGCGCGAGGGCTCGCCAGCTGAGCTGCAGTGCGAAGTGCGGGGCAAGCCTCGGCCGCCTGTGCTATGGTCCCGTGTGGACAAGGAGGCCGCGTTGCTGCCATCGGGGCTGCCCCTGGAGGAAACCCCAGACGGGAAGCTGCGGCTGGAGCGCGTGAGCCGCGACATGAGTGGGACCTACCGCTGCCAGACCGCTCGCTATAATGGCTTCAACGTGCGCCCGCGCGAGGCCCAGGTGCAGCTGAACATCCAGT tccCGCCGGAGGTGGAGCCCGGCTCCCAGGACGTGCGCCAGGCGCTGGGCCGGCCGGTGCTCCTGCGCTGCTCGCTGCTTCGAGGCAGCCCCCAGCGCATCGCCTCGGCTGTGTGGCGCTTCAAGGGGCAGCTGCTGCCTCCGCCGCCCGCCGTCCCCGTCACCGCCGAAGCCCCCGACCACTCCGAGCTACGCCTCGACGCCGTCACCCGCGAGAGTAGTGGCAGCTACGAGTGCAGCGTCTCCAACGATGTGGGCTCGGCCGTCTGCCTCTTCCAGGTCTCGG CCAAAGCCTACAGCCCGGAGTTTTACTTcgacacccccaaccccacccgcAGCCACAAGCTGTCCAAGAACTACTCCTACGTGCTGCAGTGGACCCAGAGGGAGCCTGACGCTGTTGACCCCGTGCTCAACTACAGACTCAGTGTCCGCCAG TTGAATCAGCACAACGTCCTGGTGAAGGCCATCCCGGTGCGGCGTGTGGAGAAGGGGCAGCTGCTGGAGTACATCCTGACCGACCTCCGAGTGCCCCACAGCTACGAGGTCCGCCTCACGCCCTACACCACTTTTGGGGCTGGAGATATGGCCTCCCGCATCATCCACTACACGGAGC CCATCAGCTCTCCAAATTTGTCAG ACAACACCTGCCACTTTGAAGATGAGAAGATCTGTGGCTACACCCAGGACCTGACAGACAATTTTGACTGGACCCGGCAGAATGCTCTCACCCAGAACCCCAAGCGCTCCCCCAACACTGGTCCCCCCACTGACATAAGTGGCACTCCTGAGG GCTACTACATGTTCATTGAGACGTCAAGGCCCCGGGAGCTGGGGGACCGTGCGAGGTTGGTGAGTCCCCTGTACAACGCCAGCGCCAAGTTCTACTGTGTCTCCTTCTTCTATCACATGTATGGAAAGCACATCG GCTCCCTCAACCTCCTGGTGCGGTCCCGGAGCAAAGGGGCCCTGGACACGCACGCTTGGTCCCTCAGCGGCAATAAGGGCAACGTGTGGCAGCAGGCGCATGTGCCCATCAACCCGAGTGGGCCCTTCCAG ATTATTTTTGAGGGTGTCCGAGGCTCAGGCTACCTGGGGGATATCGCCATAGATGACGTCACCCTGAAGAAGGGGGAGTGTCCCAGGAAGCAGATGGATCCCAATAAAG TGGTGGTGATGCCGGGCAGTGGAGCCCCCCGCCAGCCCCTCCCACAGCTCTGGGGGCCTGTGGCCACCTTCCTCTTGGCGTTGCAGAGATGA